One Denticeps clupeoides chromosome 12, fDenClu1.1, whole genome shotgun sequence genomic window carries:
- the LOC114801157 gene encoding prothymosin alpha, translating into MADAAVDTTTTTPAAATEVSAKELKEKKEVTEEVEAKKENGSGDAPANGNGTTNGAAHEEENPEEEEEEEEAAAAAAEEEAEGEEAENGAEEEADGQPVKRPAEEEEQAETKKQKTEENGKSTEEEVKA; encoded by the exons aTGGCCGATGCTGCAGTAGACacgaccaccaccacccccgcCGCCGCCACAGAGGTGTCCGCAAAG GAgctgaaggaaaagaaagaggtGACTGAAGAAGTTGAGGCCAAGAAGGAGAATGGAAGTGGAGATGCACCTGCCAATGGCAATGGAACA ACAAATGGTGCTGCACACGAGGAGGAGAAtcctgaagaagaggaggaggaggaggaagcagcagcagcagcagctgaagaGGAGG cAGAGGGTGAGGAGGCAGAGAATGGTGCAGAAGAGGAAGCAGATGGGCAGCCCGTGAAACGTCCAGCTGAAGAGGAG GAACAAGCTGaaacaaagaaacagaaaacagaagaaaacgGCAAATCGacagaagaagaagtgaaggCCTAG